Proteins encoded in a region of the Wenzhouxiangella sp. XN201 genome:
- a CDS encoding SDR family oxidoreductase, giving the protein MKTAVITGANRGIGLELARQLGDRGYRIVAVCRHSSPQLNALGVQVEEGIDVTDGTSLADLANRLAGTRIELLVNNAGLLIPSSLDTIEEEIDNWRAQYEVNALAPLRVTRALRNHLNDGGKVVIISSRVGSIADNSSGGAYAYRMSKAAVNIAGVSLAHELKVRKIAVGLLHPGYVRTDMTGKQGHVEPAEAAAGLVERIEELSMETTGSFRHANGEALPW; this is encoded by the coding sequence ATGAAGACAGCTGTCATCACGGGCGCCAATCGCGGTATCGGCCTGGAACTTGCGCGTCAACTGGGCGATCGGGGCTACCGGATCGTGGCAGTCTGCCGTCATTCCTCGCCGCAACTCAACGCCCTGGGCGTACAGGTGGAAGAGGGGATCGACGTCACCGACGGTACGAGCCTGGCTGACCTGGCCAATCGCCTGGCCGGTACGCGCATCGAACTGCTGGTCAATAATGCGGGGCTGCTGATCCCCTCCAGCCTGGATACCATCGAGGAGGAGATCGACAATTGGCGGGCCCAGTACGAGGTCAATGCGCTCGCGCCGCTCCGGGTTACCCGGGCGCTGCGCAATCATCTCAATGATGGTGGCAAGGTGGTGATTATCTCGTCGCGTGTCGGCTCGATCGCCGATAACAGTTCGGGCGGGGCCTATGCTTATCGCATGTCCAAGGCAGCGGTGAATATCGCCGGCGTGTCACTGGCGCACGAACTCAAGGTCCGGAAAATCGCCGTCGGCCTGCTCCATCCCGGCTATGTCCGCACCGACATGACCGGCAAGCAGGGCCACGTCGAACCGGCCGAGGCTGCGGCCGGTCTGGTCGAACGCATCGAGGAGCTGAGCATGGAAACGACGGGCAGCTTCCGCCATGCCAATGGCGAGGCCTTGCCTTGGTAG
- a CDS encoding ATP-binding protein, whose protein sequence is MSSPAKPVQAPTVRWSERPARPILLVVAVLALIGSLLGLTVGRQVGGVEGFEAGLIAAAGVYAIFLFVMLASRPFQSQTWIAPLTSAFFVAYLSLAGLISVGNDNILDSFFVYLLWFFPLLVFNRFVNVSNYSQVFSYLFIGLALALAATRIVVHPDDAQGAIIMVVYALSLVSFVLLLELFARFREGWIKEQERERGQLLVDQALREREQRFRRLFANAAAGIGWLSLDGECLDINRTFGEIVGIPHADMRGCRFGEFVDAADYDRWRALREGLSSLRQEDVTVELRLRGSGGRAVVAGLSFSLVRDPDGEPEAIAFVCLDNSRVRAMEDRLHHSQRLEAVGQLTGGIAHDFNNLLTVILGNTELLEQAAEDDPEMLRNVAMCRRAAERGTRLVQQLLAFSRQQELIPQRVDVAPVLDGFRDMLDRILGDDIEVVFELEDGLWPANVDLAQLENALLNLCINARDAMPAGGRLRVSARNHRLDAPRVIDGDGVPPGDYVCLGVRDNGTGIAPEHLNRLFEPFFTTKPDMRGSGLGLSMVYGFVRQSDGYVEVDSTLGEGTEIRLFLPRDRSGELLHHPEAGHPGADGRTQV, encoded by the coding sequence ATGTCGAGTCCGGCAAAGCCAGTTCAAGCACCAACGGTTCGCTGGTCGGAACGGCCGGCAAGGCCGATCCTGCTGGTTGTGGCCGTGCTGGCGCTGATCGGCTCGTTACTGGGACTGACGGTCGGACGGCAAGTCGGTGGCGTGGAGGGCTTTGAAGCGGGTCTGATTGCCGCGGCGGGTGTGTATGCCATCTTCCTGTTCGTCATGCTGGCGAGCCGGCCCTTCCAGAGCCAGACATGGATTGCGCCGCTGACCAGTGCGTTCTTTGTCGCCTACCTGTCGCTGGCCGGACTGATTTCGGTCGGCAACGACAATATTCTCGACAGTTTTTTTGTCTATCTGCTGTGGTTCTTTCCACTTCTAGTCTTCAATCGCTTCGTCAACGTCTCGAATTACAGCCAGGTTTTTTCCTACCTGTTTATCGGCCTGGCTCTGGCGCTGGCAGCGACGCGAATCGTTGTGCACCCCGACGATGCACAGGGCGCGATCATCATGGTGGTCTATGCCCTGAGCCTGGTCAGTTTTGTCCTGCTCCTGGAGTTGTTCGCGCGGTTTCGTGAGGGTTGGATCAAGGAGCAGGAACGCGAACGTGGTCAGCTTCTGGTCGATCAGGCCCTGCGTGAGCGCGAGCAGCGCTTTCGTCGCCTGTTTGCAAATGCCGCTGCCGGCATCGGTTGGTTGTCGCTCGACGGGGAGTGCCTGGACATCAACCGGACGTTCGGTGAAATCGTCGGAATCCCGCACGCTGACATGCGCGGCTGCCGCTTCGGCGAGTTCGTCGATGCTGCCGACTATGATCGCTGGCGGGCGCTGCGCGAAGGCCTGAGTTCGTTGCGCCAGGAGGACGTTACCGTGGAACTGCGGCTGCGTGGTAGCGGTGGACGAGCCGTGGTGGCCGGGCTGAGTTTCTCCCTGGTCCGTGACCCGGATGGCGAGCCGGAGGCGATTGCCTTCGTGTGCCTGGACAATTCCCGGGTGCGCGCCATGGAAGACCGGCTCCATCACTCCCAGCGGCTCGAGGCCGTGGGCCAGCTCACCGGAGGCATCGCCCACGATTTCAACAACCTGCTGACCGTGATTCTCGGGAATACCGAATTGCTCGAGCAAGCTGCCGAGGATGACCCGGAGATGCTCCGCAACGTCGCGATGTGCCGCCGCGCGGCCGAGCGCGGGACGCGACTGGTGCAGCAACTGCTGGCTTTCTCGCGTCAGCAAGAGCTGATCCCGCAGCGTGTGGACGTGGCGCCCGTGCTTGACGGTTTCAGGGACATGCTCGATCGGATTCTCGGGGACGATATCGAAGTCGTCTTCGAGCTTGAGGACGGGCTTTGGCCGGCCAATGTCGATCTGGCGCAACTCGAGAATGCCTTGCTCAACCTGTGCATCAATGCGCGAGACGCAATGCCCGCGGGCGGCCGCTTGCGAGTGTCGGCCCGCAATCATCGGCTCGATGCACCCCGCGTGATTGACGGCGACGGCGTGCCACCGGGTGACTACGTTTGCCTGGGGGTCAGGGATAACGGCACGGGAATCGCCCCGGAGCATTTGAACAGGTTGTTCGAGCCCTTCTTCACCACGAAGCCGGACATGCGCGGCTCCGGCCTGGGGCTGAGCATGGTTTATGGCTTCGTGCGTCAGTCCGATGGTTACGTCGAGGTCGACTCAACGCTGGGGGAGGGGACGGAGATCCGCCTGTTCCTGCCCCGCGATCGCTCAGGTGAGCTGTTGCACCATCCGGAAGCCGGCCACCCAGGTGCCGATGGCCGAACCCAGGTTTGA
- a CDS encoding carbon-nitrogen hydrolase encodes MSAHQLVIALIQHAMGPHAEDNRAVSAAGITEAAELGADLVLMPELHASEYFCKYQDPELFDLAEPLDGPTAQMLAAAAAENEVVVVGSIFEQRAPGLAHNTALVFDRDGSRAGIYRKMHIPDDPGYNEKFYFTPGDLGFEPIDTSVGRLGVLVCWDQWYPEAARLMALAGADLLLYPTAIGLDPDDDEQEQHRQLDAWRTIQRAHAVANGIPMATCNRVGFEPDRSGGNLEAEFWGHSLVAGPQGEILAEAGSEAEVLITTLDLDRSEQVRRLWPFLRDRRIDAYGDLLKRWRS; translated from the coding sequence ATGAGCGCGCACCAGCTTGTCATTGCCCTGATCCAGCACGCCATGGGCCCGCACGCCGAGGACAACCGTGCCGTCAGTGCCGCCGGCATCACCGAGGCAGCCGAACTGGGCGCCGACCTGGTCCTGATGCCGGAACTGCATGCCAGCGAGTATTTCTGCAAGTACCAGGACCCTGAACTGTTCGACCTGGCCGAGCCCCTCGACGGTCCGACGGCGCAAATGCTCGCAGCTGCGGCAGCGGAGAACGAAGTGGTCGTGGTCGGCTCGATCTTCGAACAACGTGCGCCGGGGCTGGCCCACAACACGGCCCTGGTTTTCGACCGCGATGGCAGCCGGGCCGGCATCTACCGCAAGATGCACATCCCAGATGATCCGGGCTACAACGAAAAGTTCTACTTCACCCCCGGCGACCTCGGTTTCGAGCCGATCGATACCTCGGTCGGCCGCCTGGGCGTGCTGGTGTGCTGGGACCAGTGGTATCCCGAGGCCGCCCGCCTGATGGCCCTGGCCGGTGCAGACCTGCTGCTCTATCCGACGGCCATCGGCCTCGATCCGGATGACGACGAACAAGAGCAGCACCGCCAACTCGACGCCTGGCGCACCATCCAGCGCGCGCATGCCGTGGCCAACGGCATTCCCATGGCAACCTGCAACCGCGTCGGCTTCGAACCGGACCGCTCCGGCGGCAATCTCGAGGCGGAATTCTGGGGCCACAGCCTGGTCGCCGGCCCGCAGGGCGAAATCCTGGCCGAGGCCGGGAGCGAGGCCGAGGTCCTGATCACCACCCTCGACCTGGACCGCAGTGAGCAGGTCCGCCGCCTCTGGCCGTTCCTGCGAGACCGCCGCATCGACGCCTACGGCGACCTGCTCAAACGCTGGCGAAGCTGA
- a CDS encoding glutamate-cysteine ligase family protein has protein sequence MPTIDPITPQPHLHAFAGYGIELEYMIVARDTLAALPVADRLLTGSDGEPVNEIEAGELAWSNELVLHVVEFKTNGPAPSLVPLAARFAEAVATVNQGLAPMGGMLLPTAMHPLFDPDSETRLWPHGQNEIYAAYDRIFQCRGHGWSNLQSMHINLPFFDDAEFVRLHAAIRAVLPLIPALAAASPLVEGHASGWMDSRLRYYRDNQRHIPEIAGRIVPEAIASIEDYGQRILEPMYRAVAAHDPDGILAEDWLNSRGAIARFERQTIEIRIIDIQECPAADLAIAEAVVGLVRWIYHDDRRLAAAQTLGTEDLADQLFAAAREGSAVRFDRVDWLALFDVDRPMEGATLWRELVGRIELSDAASGILLEMIDRGSLAEAILDRLGRAPTGETVTACYRELATCLAQNRLFRS, from the coding sequence ATGCCGACGATTGACCCGATTACGCCCCAGCCCCACCTGCATGCCTTTGCCGGTTACGGCATCGAGCTGGAATACATGATCGTCGCGCGCGACACGCTGGCGGCCCTGCCCGTGGCGGATCGCCTGCTGACCGGGTCGGACGGGGAACCGGTCAACGAGATCGAGGCCGGTGAGCTGGCCTGGTCGAACGAGCTGGTGCTGCATGTCGTGGAGTTCAAGACCAACGGTCCGGCGCCCTCGCTGGTCCCGCTAGCAGCCCGCTTTGCCGAAGCGGTGGCGACCGTCAACCAAGGGCTGGCGCCGATGGGCGGCATGCTCCTGCCTACCGCCATGCATCCGCTGTTCGATCCGGATTCCGAAACGCGTCTGTGGCCGCACGGCCAGAACGAGATCTATGCCGCCTACGACCGCATTTTTCAGTGCCGGGGGCATGGCTGGTCGAACCTGCAGTCGATGCACATCAATCTGCCGTTCTTCGACGATGCCGAGTTCGTTCGACTGCATGCGGCCATTCGGGCCGTGCTGCCGCTGATTCCGGCCCTGGCGGCAGCCTCGCCGCTGGTTGAAGGCCATGCTTCGGGTTGGATGGACAGCCGCCTGCGCTACTACCGCGACAACCAGCGCCACATACCCGAGATTGCGGGCCGGATCGTGCCGGAGGCCATCGCCTCAATCGAGGATTACGGGCAGCGCATCCTGGAGCCGATGTATCGGGCCGTAGCGGCGCACGATCCTGATGGCATCCTGGCCGAGGACTGGCTCAATTCGCGTGGCGCGATTGCGCGCTTCGAACGCCAGACCATCGAGATTCGCATTATCGACATCCAGGAATGCCCGGCGGCCGACCTCGCGATTGCCGAGGCGGTGGTCGGTCTGGTGCGCTGGATCTACCACGACGATAGACGTCTGGCCGCGGCGCAGACCCTGGGCACCGAGGACCTCGCCGATCAGCTGTTCGCCGCGGCGCGCGAAGGTTCGGCAGTGCGCTTCGATCGGGTTGATTGGCTGGCGCTGTTCGATGTCGACCGTCCGATGGAGGGGGCGACGCTGTGGCGTGAGCTGGTCGGGCGCATCGAGCTTTCCGATGCGGCATCCGGCATCCTGCTCGAAATGATCGATCGCGGCAGTCTGGCCGAAGCGATTCTGGACCGGCTCGGTCGCGCGCCGACCGGCGAGACGGTCACGGCCTGTTATCGGGAACTCGCGACATGCCTGGCCCAGAATCGCCTGTTTCGGTCCTGA
- a CDS encoding agmatine deiminase family protein has protein sequence MSHSRYRLPAEWERQSATLLAWPSAESDWRDQLEAIRDEYRELITVLMRFQTVVLLTRPGEEQPSGLPLDHPRLHCLSVDFDDTWCRDYGPIVLVSGGQRMALDFHFNGWGGKYPAALDNRVNSHLARHELFNRLEFRQYLLEFEGGAIDCDGQGRVLINRHCLRTRHSHMSDAEIDHQLQAVLNLDEVIGIDLEPMPGDDTDGHIDTLVRFVDTDTLVFQVQADTARTERLRGQLETLRTGDASAYQLHALPHPDDLDPGLPASYANFVLANDACLVPAYGSRHDEAARDILAERFPERETISVPARIMITQSGGPHCASMHIPAALA, from the coding sequence GTGTCCCACAGCCGCTACAGACTCCCGGCCGAATGGGAACGGCAAAGCGCCACCCTGCTGGCCTGGCCGTCGGCCGAATCCGACTGGCGTGACCAACTTGAGGCGATCCGCGACGAGTACCGTGAGCTGATCACCGTCCTCATGCGATTCCAGACCGTGGTGCTGCTGACCCGGCCTGGTGAGGAGCAGCCTTCAGGTCTGCCGCTCGACCATCCCCGGCTGCACTGCCTGTCGGTCGACTTCGACGACACCTGGTGCCGCGACTACGGACCGATCGTGCTGGTTTCGGGCGGCCAGCGGATGGCGCTGGATTTCCACTTCAACGGCTGGGGCGGCAAGTATCCGGCCGCGCTCGACAATCGGGTCAACAGCCACCTGGCGCGCCATGAACTGTTCAACCGCCTGGAGTTTCGTCAGTACCTGCTCGAATTCGAGGGCGGCGCCATCGACTGCGACGGCCAGGGCCGCGTATTGATCAATCGCCACTGCTTGCGCACCCGGCATTCGCACATGAGCGACGCTGAAATCGATCACCAACTCCAGGCGGTACTCAACCTCGACGAGGTGATCGGCATCGACCTCGAGCCCATGCCCGGCGACGACACCGACGGCCACATCGACACCCTGGTGCGCTTTGTCGATACCGACACCCTGGTATTCCAGGTCCAGGCCGACACGGCCCGCACCGAGCGCCTGCGCGGTCAGCTCGAGACCCTGCGCACCGGCGATGCCTCAGCCTACCAGCTCCACGCCCTGCCCCATCCCGACGACCTCGATCCCGGGCTGCCGGCCAGCTACGCCAACTTCGTGCTGGCCAATGACGCCTGCCTGGTCCCGGCCTACGGCAGTCGCCACGACGAGGCCGCCCGCGACATCCTGGCCGAGCGATTTCCGGAGCGCGAGACCATATCGGTGCCCGCCCGCATCATGATCACCCAGTCGGGCGGACCGCACTGCGCCAGCATGCACATTCCGGCGGCCCTGGCATGA
- a CDS encoding TraB/GumN family protein codes for MTPEQQALFGDEPVRHVQRDGVDYALLGTAHVSRTSAEAVERLLASGHYDAVAVELCPSRYQTLTERDAWRNMDLFRIIREGKAGMMMASLTLSAYQRRIAEQFGIEPGAEMKAAIEAAGRAGIPVQLIDREIGITLRRASRRLSWWKRWLMLNGLVMSMFSRQEISEEDIERLKQGDLLTETFSEFSETAPELYESLITERDRFMAARLRQENESGESRRVLAVLGAGHLEGTAEALGSDDDPEPTVSELNHMPPPSRFIKALPWLIAALVITGFAIGFSRSPELGLALIATWVIINGTLSALGALIAGGHPLTVLTALVAAPLTSLNPTIGAGMVTGAVEAWLRKPRVADFESLRDDVVKLSGWWRNRVSRVLLVFFLSNLGSAIGTWVAGFRMVQQLT; via the coding sequence ATGACTCCCGAGCAGCAAGCTCTTTTCGGTGACGAGCCGGTACGGCATGTCCAGCGCGATGGCGTGGACTACGCCCTGCTCGGCACGGCCCACGTTTCGCGCACCAGCGCCGAAGCGGTCGAACGCCTGCTCGCGAGCGGCCACTACGATGCCGTGGCCGTCGAGCTGTGCCCTTCACGCTACCAGACCCTGACCGAGCGCGATGCCTGGCGCAACATGGACCTGTTCAGGATCATTCGCGAGGGCAAGGCCGGCATGATGATGGCCTCGCTGACCCTGTCGGCCTACCAGCGCCGCATCGCCGAACAGTTCGGCATCGAACCGGGCGCGGAAATGAAAGCGGCCATCGAGGCCGCTGGCCGCGCCGGGATACCGGTACAGCTCATCGATCGCGAAATCGGCATCACGCTCCGGCGCGCTTCGCGCCGCCTGTCCTGGTGGAAGCGCTGGCTGATGCTCAATGGCCTGGTGATGTCGATGTTCTCGCGCCAGGAAATCAGCGAGGAAGACATCGAGCGCCTCAAACAGGGGGACCTGCTGACCGAGACTTTCAGTGAGTTTTCCGAAACCGCGCCGGAGCTCTACGAATCCCTGATCACCGAACGCGATCGATTCATGGCCGCGCGGCTTCGCCAGGAAAACGAATCGGGCGAGTCGCGCCGGGTGCTCGCAGTGCTGGGTGCCGGTCACCTCGAGGGCACTGCCGAAGCGCTCGGCAGCGATGACGATCCGGAGCCGACCGTTTCGGAACTCAATCACATGCCACCGCCCTCGCGCTTCATCAAGGCCCTGCCCTGGCTCATCGCGGCCCTGGTGATTACCGGATTCGCCATCGGCTTCTCACGCTCGCCCGAACTGGGCCTGGCCCTGATTGCCACCTGGGTGATCATCAACGGCACGCTGTCCGCGCTGGGGGCGCTGATTGCCGGTGGGCATCCGCTCACCGTGCTCACCGCGCTGGTGGCCGCGCCGCTCACCTCGCTGAATCCGACCATCGGCGCGGGCATGGTCACCGGGGCGGTCGAGGCCTGGCTGCGCAAACCAAGGGTGGCCGATTTCGAGTCGCTGCGGGACGACGTGGTCAAGCTGTCCGGCTGGTGGCGAAATCGTGTCTCGCGAGTGCTGCTGGTGTTCTTTCTGTCAAACCTGGGTTCGGCCATCGGCACCTGGGTGGCCGGCTTCCGGATGGTGCAACAGCTCACCTGA
- a CDS encoding N-formylglutamate amidohydrolase has protein sequence MPGPESPVSVLITCEHARNEVPPRWQPLFAGHEALLDSHRGWDPGSLDLARSLSTALSAPLLAGRVTRLLIDLNRSAGHPARFSELTRQLAPADRRRIEAEYWQPHWQAFGDFLAASAAPVVHLACHSFVPVLEGVERRADIGLLYDPRRPSERAFAAELRAAIGRCLPGLRVRMNQPYRGTANGIGQQHRRRYDGRRLITLEIEINQALVAARAWSARVEALSGAVREVLNKLGGDVRGWPFGTPSG, from the coding sequence ATGCCTGGCCCAGAATCGCCTGTTTCGGTCCTGATTACCTGCGAGCATGCCCGCAACGAAGTGCCGCCCAGGTGGCAGCCGCTATTTGCCGGGCACGAGGCGCTGCTCGACAGCCACCGGGGCTGGGACCCGGGCTCGCTCGATCTTGCCCGGTCATTGTCCACAGCCCTGAGCGCACCCCTGCTGGCCGGGCGGGTGACCCGCCTGCTGATCGATCTCAATCGCTCGGCCGGTCATCCCGCGCGTTTTTCCGAACTGACGCGCCAACTTGCGCCGGCGGATCGCCGGCGCATCGAGGCCGAATACTGGCAGCCGCACTGGCAGGCCTTCGGCGATTTCCTGGCGGCCAGCGCCGCCCCGGTCGTGCACCTGGCCTGTCACAGCTTCGTGCCGGTGCTCGAAGGCGTCGAACGCAGGGCAGATATCGGACTGCTCTACGATCCGCGGCGGCCCAGCGAGCGCGCCTTCGCCGCCGAACTGCGCGCGGCCATCGGCCGGTGCCTGCCAGGGCTTCGCGTCCGTATGAACCAGCCTTATCGCGGGACGGCCAACGGCATCGGCCAGCAACACCGGCGCCGATATGACGGGCGCCGGCTCATCACGCTGGAAATCGAGATCAACCAGGCCCTGGTCGCGGCCCGGGCCTGGTCCGCTCGGGTCGAGGCACTGAGTGGCGCTGTGCGGGAGGTCTTGAACAAGCTTGGCGGAGACGTGCGGGGCTGGCCGTTTGGGACGCCCTCGGGCTGA
- a CDS encoding C39 family peptidase, which translates to MIHAQKAGLAIEAQPDTTTCGPTCLHAVYRHFGEEIGLGRIIDEIERLDHGGTLDVFLANHALARGYRATIHTWNLEVFDPTWFSRPDIDLANKLRRQAAFKRRERLSTATVGYLEFLAAGGQLKFGDLNRALLRRLLSSGQPVMTGLSATYLYQAAREWGPDDADDDIRGEPVGHFVVLSGYRRETREVIVADPASPNPRGSQNYAVHIDRVIAAILLGALTYDANLLVIRPCSS; encoded by the coding sequence ATGATCCACGCACAAAAGGCTGGTCTGGCCATCGAGGCCCAGCCCGATACGACGACGTGCGGCCCGACCTGCCTGCATGCGGTCTACCGCCATTTCGGTGAAGAGATTGGGCTCGGACGGATCATCGACGAGATCGAGCGCCTTGACCACGGCGGCACGCTCGACGTATTCCTGGCCAATCATGCGCTGGCCCGGGGCTACCGGGCGACGATCCATACCTGGAACCTGGAAGTGTTCGACCCGACCTGGTTTTCGCGCCCGGACATCGATCTGGCCAACAAGCTGCGACGGCAGGCGGCGTTCAAGCGGCGCGAGCGGCTGAGCACGGCCACCGTGGGCTACCTGGAATTTCTGGCCGCCGGCGGTCAGCTCAAGTTCGGCGATCTCAACCGGGCCCTGCTGCGCCGTTTGCTGTCGTCGGGCCAGCCGGTGATGACCGGCCTGAGCGCGACCTATCTGTACCAGGCCGCGCGCGAGTGGGGTCCGGACGATGCCGACGACGACATCCGCGGCGAGCCGGTCGGCCACTTCGTCGTACTCAGTGGCTACCGGCGCGAGACGCGCGAAGTGATCGTGGCGGACCCGGCCAGCCCCAATCCGCGTGGCAGCCAGAACTACGCTGTGCACATCGATCGCGTGATCGCGGCCATCCTGCTCGGTGCACTGACCTACGATGCCAACCTGCTGGTGATTCGGCCATGCAGCAGCTGA
- a CDS encoding RimK family protein, producing the protein MQQLIVVSRPEDWPLSIEGVERVLARDYLTDPAWSERRAVRVYNLCRSYGYQANCYYVSLLAAARGHKPLPSVATLQDFRVPAIVRLTGAELARQIESSLKPLQSDEFTLSIYFGRNLARRYDRLSRALFNLFPAPLLRARFERLAEGWGLRRIGPISFEDIPETHLEFVGEAARMYFSGKRPRAGRAKTARFDLAMLVNPDEAHPPSNERALKRFERAGESVGFHVERIRPDEIGRLAEFDALFIRETTAVNHHTYRFARRAAAEGLVVIDDPDSILKCTNKVYLAELLQRHGIAAPKTLLVHRDNTGEVENRLGLPVVLKQPDSAFSLGVVKVETAEMLKRTLREMLRNSELVVAQEFLPTAFDWRVGLIDGRPLYVCRYHMARGHWQIYNHDDAGDDDEGLADTLSVGEAPEAVVDMAVRAAGLIGKGLYGVDLKEIDGRVMVIEVNDNPSIDAGCEDSVLKDALYREIMGVMLKRVTARKLGNA; encoded by the coding sequence ATGCAGCAGCTGATCGTCGTCAGCCGACCGGAAGACTGGCCGCTGTCGATCGAGGGGGTCGAGCGTGTCCTGGCTCGCGACTACCTGACCGATCCGGCCTGGTCGGAGCGACGGGCCGTGCGCGTCTACAACTTGTGCCGCAGCTATGGCTACCAGGCCAATTGCTACTATGTGTCGTTGCTGGCGGCAGCGCGCGGCCACAAGCCCCTGCCTTCGGTTGCCACACTGCAGGATTTCCGGGTGCCGGCCATCGTGCGCCTGACCGGGGCCGAGCTGGCGCGGCAGATCGAGTCGAGCCTCAAGCCATTGCAGTCGGATGAATTCACCCTGTCGATCTATTTCGGACGTAACCTGGCGCGCCGATACGATCGCCTGTCGCGCGCCCTTTTCAACCTGTTTCCGGCGCCGCTGTTGCGGGCCCGTTTCGAACGCCTGGCCGAAGGCTGGGGGCTCAGGCGCATCGGGCCGATCTCCTTCGAAGACATCCCCGAAACCCATCTCGAGTTCGTCGGCGAAGCGGCCCGGATGTATTTCTCCGGCAAACGGCCGCGGGCCGGGCGGGCGAAGACGGCGCGCTTCGATCTGGCCATGCTGGTCAATCCGGATGAAGCGCACCCGCCCTCGAACGAGCGCGCCCTCAAACGATTCGAGCGCGCCGGCGAGTCGGTTGGATTTCACGTCGAGCGCATCCGTCCGGACGAGATCGGGCGCCTGGCCGAGTTCGACGCGCTGTTCATCCGCGAAACCACCGCCGTCAACCACCACACCTACCGCTTCGCCCGGCGCGCGGCGGCCGAAGGCCTGGTGGTGATCGACGACCCCGATTCGATCCTCAAATGCACCAACAAGGTCTACCTGGCCGAACTGCTGCAGCGCCACGGCATCGCCGCACCAAAGACCCTGCTGGTGCACCGCGACAACACCGGCGAGGTCGAGAATCGTCTGGGACTGCCGGTGGTGCTCAAACAGCCCGACAGTGCGTTCTCACTGGGCGTGGTCAAGGTCGAGACGGCCGAAATGCTCAAGCGCACCCTGCGCGAGATGCTCAGGAACAGTGAGCTGGTGGTGGCGCAGGAATTCCTGCCGACTGCCTTCGACTGGCGCGTCGGCCTGATCGACGGGCGGCCGCTGTATGTGTGCCGCTATCACATGGCCCGCGGGCATTGGCAGATCTACAATCACGATGACGCCGGCGATGACGACGAAGGCCTGGCCGACACCCTGTCGGTGGGCGAAGCGCCGGAGGCCGTGGTCGACATGGCGGTGCGCGCCGCAGGGCTGATCGGCAAGGGGCTATACGGGGTGGATCTGAAGGAGATCGACGGCCGGGTCATGGTCATCGAGGTCAACGACAACCCGTCGATCGATGCCGGCTGCGAGGATTCCGTACTCAAGGATGCGCTGTATCGGGAGATCATGGGCGTGATGCTCAAACGTGTGACGGCTCGCAAGCTGGGGAACGCCTGA